From the Juglans microcarpa x Juglans regia isolate MS1-56 chromosome 3D, Jm3101_v1.0, whole genome shotgun sequence genome, the window AATCTGTGAAAATGGGTTGAGGAATTAATGCGGttctcttgagtcttgactCGTCTTGTCCACTCGGTTGCCGGATGTTTGACCTTCTTTGCCCATGCATGTAGTCTCCAGCCTCCAGGAAATCTCCAGGTTCAAAAAATTCTGAATAGTTAACTGACTTCCTTTGTAGTGCGTGCCTAATTTAGCTTTAGTTGTAAGAGATCACTTTACTCGAATTGGTACATGATCATCAAATCGTCCTTCATATCCTGTGCCTTTGGACTAAAAACTTTGACTTAAACACTTGAATTAGTCTAATCGATTTTTGGCGCTAATCTCTTCGTTGGGTCCTTTCGTACCTCAATCATGCAAGAGTGGACCCTCTATCTCCTTAAAAGTCCATGAGTTGGATGGTCTAGAAATCTCCATTATCAAACCTTTATGCTCCGTACAGATAGAGACatatctctaatttttttttatatatatatattatatatatttatgttttcacGTGCTAAAGATGCACGTGAATGCACTAACTTATTAGGTACTAAACCAACGTACGTATTAACTACAATGTCGTGTGTCCATGAGAGAGGTAAACACCTTTTgcgtataatttgatttgagaTATATATGCATTGTTGTTAATGGTGTAGGTAGGGGATCCAAACATAGACCATAATTGTTGGGAAAGACCTGAAGATATGGACACGGCCAGGACTGTTTATGCCGTTGATGCACCAAATCCGGCTTCTGATGTTGCCGGAGAGTCAGCCGCAGCTCTAGCAGCTTCATCTATGGCATTCCGATCATCGGACCCGGGATACTCCGATACTCTATTACGGAATGCCATCAATGCTTTTCAATTTGCCGATAGTTATAGAGGAGCTTACAGCGATAATTCCAATATAAGAGATGGTGCCTGCCCATTTTATTGCGATTTCGATGGCTATCAGGTATGTTTTATACGGTGTCCATTATTGGCTACCAATCACAATCTAATTAATAAAAGGTGCATTTATCATATATGGACAGTATGTGTGGAGTTTGGTTTTTTTGCGTGGCCTTATATATGATCGTAAGGGTGTGCTagcttttatattatatatattagtacaattcaatttgatgtatttaatttaatttggtgGGGGTTGGACAGGATGAGTTACTGTGGGGAGCAGCATGGTTAAGGAGGGCAACTCAGCAGGATACTTACCTCAATTATATACAAAGCAATGGCCAAACCCTTGGAGCCGATGAAAATATCAATGAATTTGGATGGGACAACAAACATGCTGGCCTTAACGTTTTAGTCTCTAAGGTTGGCCTAATCATTTCCCCTGCATGCCTAATCATCTCGAAGATCTTGTACAAGATCTTcgaactgagttgatctcaagAATGACtcatcatacatacatacaatatgcatgcatgatcattaTAAAAACcttattttatctatattcCTCATACATGAACGAGAATCATGCTCACTGGGAAAACCTTGTTTTTTCTAGACTGCAATGTAAAATATAGggcatgatcatcatgatgcaTGCAGGAACTCGAATAAAAagtattgattattttttttaagtcatGCATGCCacgaagatatatatatatatatatatatatatatataggattggTGTGTGTTAGTTTTTTAAGTCATGAtcagtttaattatttatattattcaatTAAATTCGTAAGAAAAATTAGCATGCATGtaccattaattttttttttattgattagtcttttctcttttaattagGAAGTCATAGAAGGAAATATGTATTCTCTGCAATCGTACAAAGCTTCGGCTGACAGCTTCATGTGCACTCTTATACCGGAATCATCTTCCTCACACATAGAGTACAGTCCTGGGGGGCTCATATATAGGCCCGGAGGCAGCAACTTGCAACATGCAACGTCCATTTCATTCCTTTCACTGGTCTATGCAAATTCCTTGGCTCGAACGTCTCAATCTATTGACTGTGGCAACATATATATTAGTCCATCCATGCTTCGCCAACAGGCTAAGCGCCAAGTTGATTACATTCTAGGTGATAACCCCAAGGGTTTATCTTATATGGTTGGGTATAGCAACTACTATCCGCAACGCATTCACCACCGTGGATCGTCGTTGCCATCTATTAAAGACCACCCCCAATTCATTTCATGCAAGGAGGGCTCGATCTACTTCAACTCAACAAATCCTAACCCTAATATCCTTGTCGGGGCTGTGGTGGGAGGACCGGGGGAGGACGACATATATGAGGATGATCGAACTGATTACAAGAAGTCGGAGCCCACCACCTACATTAATGCGCCATTAGTCGGGGCACTAGCATACTTGAACGCGAACCCGGCCAATCCTAGTTAGCACCAATATAATACAattcatttttgtaaattatttctTCATGACAGTCAGTCAGATTTAAATATAGGGAAAAATGCCTCTCGTCTTATATAGGCAAAGCAAAGAGTGAAGATCGAGGCTTGTTCGTAATTTGCTTGATTCTTGAGATAATATAGCATGTTGGAGTCACCAAGTCTAATTGTGACTTTTTCGAGAAATAAAGATTATTGGAAATTTAtttcaagattaaaaattgaagatGCCCCTTACTATTTGACAAGATCAATGAAGGTGTCGTGCTTTAGTGTCTTTTAAATCAAGTAAAAGGGTACCTTGATATACACATATAATTACATACAGACACATTTCGTACCTTTGTCGACATATTCCTGCATGAATGAGTATGTTTTAATAGATGCAACGATGTTTCAACTAATTTCTAAAGACATAATAATTATCATATTCCCAATAAAGGAATTGATATGTACTCGACACGTATGATGCATTTTTCTACCATGCTTCTTTCTAATTTCTGCGTGTATGTGAGACGTGACAGCATGTATAAGTATTACTGATCCATGGGCTCCACGTACGCAGGGAATTAGTAGATCGAGCATGAATTGTATTTCTCTCGCAAAAAGTATTATAGTTAGGGAAATGGGTAACAGTGTTACCTATAATTGTAGAGTATATAAgtattacatgattattttaaaaaaaataaggtatattattaaaaaaaattatttactttttaaaaaaaaagtgtatagCGTTTGCGCACtttacgattataaatatcatttctctagataaatattttatatacaaatggattatataaaaataaatctacaaacttaTGTGGtatgtcatattataaagttacttttattgtaaagtagatctaatggatctcattaaaccacatcagtttgtaagtttatttttatataatctctttgtgtctgtatcaattttcttataattattatcattatcaatattaattattactaAATGGACGACACAAGTCTAAGTAATCATGATTCAATATTAGCCCGTGCACCCTAAAGAAACAAATTATGCCTCCCGTGAAATTATTCTCTTTCAGCGTAATTGTTGAAAGCATGGATCCATTAATTAGggttatatatacatgatgatcaGGATaattaggcttcgtttggatccaTAACtactctcaacttatctcaactcatcattacaattttttcaaattctaacacaaaatataataaacaatttaactttttcaaattttaaaataataataatattaaaaaataatattctaacaatattttatcatctcaactcactttaacatccaaacgcaaccttaatatCTCTTATAATTAATCGTGGATGTTTGTTATCAGACCACGAGGCTCTTGCCTAGCTCTTATCCTCAAAAGACATGATCTTGAGCCTCGTGATAACACGAGCTTTGTCCCACTACTAGTACTGCAAGTTAGATCAAAAGAATTCTTTggcttgattattatttttttctaaatcaatgTGTAATTGTTATTTTCCCAAATGACGAAAGTAGTATATATACGTTGAGATATATCATGTGATTcgtctaattaattaaatatttgtcagaaataaacaaatgaataaataattaatgGTATATATACTAAATTCAAACCATGGATTTTCAGGGAGTGCATGTTTGTTCCCCCCAGCTCTCAGTAAGGAGTGAAAAATTCATGTATAACTTTAACTTGGGGCCGGGAGTGGATGATCACTGCCAAAACGCAGAGAAAGATAGCGCACCTACTCAAATAACGTAGATCAGATTATTTAATCTCGGAGTACTATGATGGACCGACATGTTACTTTTAGGTAGTTGTGCCATTGATCATGCTCGTTAGCTTACTTACCTACCGATATTAAAATTGCACCGGAAGGCCGGGCAGATATCGGCTCTGTTGGGCCACCAACCGTTATAATGGTTCTCGTGATCTGCGATACAATTAATAGGTCCATCTCCACGGCTCCATCCTCCtaattggttcttttttttttttttcctatttcttttaaaaaaataaatatgaaatttatataaaaaaatatttttataataataatttttcttttttttaaatagaatacatGGAGATTATACACTCTAAAATCGTATATATCATTAccgtttgaaaatataaattcatacaagcattaatttgaattgaaaataatatattttctagaAGGTCTAAATAAAGTGCAGTCTCACTCACAGTTGAGCGGATTGTAGCGCAGAGTTGTTTTTGGTACGGACCGGGCTTCCAACTTCCAACTTCCAATCCAAGCAAGAACCAGCCTCTTTTCTAGATTGGTGGGTATAGTAACTATATTTATAACCTTATCGTCTGTCGGGGAATCTCGGCCCTTGTGGGTCAACCGGGCCCCTAATGGGAAAACAACATATTATAGCTACCGATCGGACCTATATTGGAGTGGAGATGGGTGGTTGTAACCCAAACTTTGGATAAAACAACCGTTCGTGCAATACAAAGCTGGCTTTGTGATCAAAGCCCAAAGATGATAGATAGATAGAGCACGCTTGTTGTTTAACTGCCATATCAGCTtagttttcagttttttttcttttaaaaagcaAATTAACTTGATTAAACTAGAAAGAGATACATGAGGAGGGGTGGGCCCCCAACAAACGCCCCAACTATCAGCTTAGTTGTTTAACTGCCCTATCCCTGAATTGTGGTTTTTATTAGGAATTCcttacatttttaatttttataattaactttCTAAATTTAAGCTCTTTTTAGAAACAGAGATAGGTTGAaatgtttataaatagtaataaaatttgtaagttaaaatttataaatagtaataaataataataagactcATATTCCAATCTAAATTGACTCTTAAGTCATAATTTTCGCctatctcttattttatttctaatgaCACACGGCTGGCTTGTAATACATGAGTACACATATACcatcacattaaaaaataaataattttttttttcaaaataataaaaattaaaattacatataataaaaattaaaataatacgtttcaaaagttaaaaaaaaagtcagttgAATACAAAACTAACCGGAGACgaaaaattacttattaaaaagaaGCACATAATCGACAATTTAGTGAAAATCAGGGAGttaattataacaataaaaaatctaagaaatttTTGGTGAAAAGAGAGAACTCAAAGTCAAAACTATTTTGCAGCTTAACGGCGTCGTTGTGGTATCACTGCCTTGCCCCCATTACAAAGTGTTACTTCCGCAGCTAAGGtgtgcagagagagagagaggtatagGAAGAGATGAGCGTGGCATCGACAGCAGCGTACGCGGCTCGGAGAGCAGCGCAGAAGGAGAGAGTCCGGATTCTGTACAGGCGAGCCCTCAAGGACACTCTCAACTGGGCCGTCCATCGCCACCTCTTCTACGAAGATGTATCACTACTCAATATcattcttcttaatttttttatttccaatccGATCTCCCTATTCACTCACCTAACCTCAAATTTTgattctcattttcttctcactgtttttattctaatttctttatttctgtGTTTCAGGCATCGAACCTCCGCGAGCGTTTCGACGCCAACAAACACGTGGTTCGTACTCTTGACATTTCCTTATAATTTCGCTTCTATACGTATATTAATGCTTAAATTTCTCtggaaaaatttatattttggattcAGAGTGGTAATGCAGTGGTCTATTTTACTGAGAAAATCATAGCTCAAAAGCAAACAATATCAAATGTGATTGACGGGAACTTCTTAGAGTGGCGCATTGgtatggttttagaatttagttCTCGCTCCGAAGTTTTTTaggatataaaataatttctcgaGAATTGAATTATATTTCTCAGTTTTAAAGAATTTTTCGGCGAATTATTGTGCatataaatttatgaatgaGAGCTGATCAAGTCGTTCGGATGAGGATTTGTTTACTCTGATtttggaagaaataaaaaactctgaattttaataaaatcccGATCCCTAATAGTGAATTTGGAGCGGTTGAATTACTCTTGGTAAATGCCTGAGTTTTTATTGTTCAAATCTAGTAGAACCACACAGAAAaggaacaaataaataataaaaataagtggaCGTGTTTGGACATTGGAATTGCTGCTTATGATAATTAGTTTTGACGATCTTTTAACTATGCCGGTACTTAATCACAACAAACTTATTTTGCTGATAAGTATGAAGGAGGAGCTCATTCTTAGTTCAACACATTGCAATATGTTACTTGATAAGTATAATATAACGAAAGAGCGAGTGCAATCAATGCTATATTAATCAACACCATGTGATGTGTTTTTTCCGTTTCGTGTAATTTTTGTGATATCTTGAACTAAAGCTGCAATATGAGCTTGGTTATATATCTCTTGCTTACAATTTACATATAATCCATTCTAGTTTCGTTTTTACATAACCATAGAAAATGTAGATTAGCACGGGAGTTTCCATGATATGCTAATATATAGGATGTGAAGCAGTGGTATGTTGAGCTCAAGAAGGCATATAAATGCACATTTATATGACTGAATTCTGTTCCTTTGTTTTGCTGATCTGTATgatgatattttgttttgttttgtttcggTGGTACATTAACAGGAAGACCTTAACACAATTGATAGATTGATCGCTGATGGCGAAGCAAACTACAATAAGTGGCGTCACCCTGATCCTTATATTGGTAAGCAGTATGGTTGAATCTCCGATTCTCCAGAATCTAAATTTCCTCTTGAACTGCAGTTTGTTGGTACCAGAAAATcagaatttaaattaagattatAGGAAGTTCTACTCCAGCGCCTTGGTaagaaattgagattttttttggtCGCATGTTGACCTTACTTCCAAAAGGTCTGGAGATTACAGACAGAGAGAATCCATCGTGTTATATTTGGATCTTGACATATATATCAAGTTTATGATCCTTGTAAGTTTGGCGTTTATAATACTTTTGGGACAATAGACAAAATCACATGAATTGACATGAGGATGAAGCCTTTGCAAATGTTTTGATAAGTTATTGTGTTATGATCCTGTCGTAATGCGGTGTCGTTTGCTGGAGAGTACCTTGGTTTGCAACGTGGCATTTCAACTTATGGCAGGATTGAGCAGTGAGCTAGAGGCGTCCTAATTCGTGGTCATTTTATTGGATATTCTAGAATAGCAGTTGGTTACAAGCTTCCTCACGGCATTGGAGAGACATTCTGACACTACCCgaattattcttttactttcAATTTTACTGCTTTctgctatttttattttctgaaggGAATTGTTATCCCATATATAAGAAATAGAACTCGGATAGGAGAGATTATTATGCTGAATTTCCAGCTTGTATGAACCCTAAACTTGGAGGTTGGATTGACCTCAAATCAATCCCAAATTATGAGATTATCCCTTTCTTCCAATCTGTTCTTGCAATTTTCATTGATTAGTCTTGGATAGCTAGCAGGTTCCTAACATATTGGTCATCTTCACgttatgcattttattttgaaaatacgcATCAAATGGTGCTTATGTTTATAGTTTTAAGGGTGGGAATTTTTGTAGCCAGTAAGCAAAGTGTGGGAATTTTTGTCACTGTTTGGGTGAGGAAGGAGCTTGTACAGCATATATGCCACTTGAGGGTCTCCTGCATTAGTCGTGGGATTATGAGCTGCCTAGGAAACAAGGGGTGTATTTCTGTGAGTATGTCATTCCATCAGACAAGCCTTTGCTTTGTATGCAGTCACTTGGCATCTGGAGAGAAGGAGGGGGATGAACTTGGAAGAAATATGGATGTCATTGAGATGTTGAAAAAACTCAGTTTCTAGATATCTGCAGATCAGTTCACAGTAGAGTGCCAGAGAAAATCCTTGAACATGATAGGGACATTTGGTTAGGGGACTTGAATTACCGAATAGCTTTGAGTTACTCGGACACAAGAAAGCTCCTGGAGGAGAATGCCTGGGATGCACTTCTGGACAAAGATCAgctaaaaatgaaaagagaagcaGGGAGAGTATTTAAGGGATGTGAATCTACTTTGATAATTCCTAATGTGTTTTTGAATGTTTATGGGAAGATGGGTATACCTTGGAATAAGATTGTAGATCTTATGGATGACATGAAGAGTGCTGGGGTTGACCATGATTTGTACACCTATAACACGCTTGTAAGCTGCTGTCGGCTTGGCTCTTTGTATGAAGAAGCAGCTGGGATTTTTGAGGAACCACTTTTGTGGCCCTTGATagaggaaagggaaaagaaattgTGGAAAATCAATTAATACAGAAACAAAGCTTGTGGccttttgtttctttaagaTTTCTGCTGAAAGGGGAGAGAAGGTACAAACTGTGGGAGATAACATGTTCTTTAAGGCTTGGAAAGCTCCACATGCCAGCTTATCCAGAAACTATCAATGCTctaaaccttgaggacaaggttctttAAGGGGAGGGGATTGTTATGATCCTGTCTTAATGCAGTGTCGTTTGCTGGAGAGTACCTAGGTTTGCAACGTGGCGTTTCAACTTATGGCAGGATTGAGCAGTGAGTTAAAGGCGTCCTAATACGTGGTCATTTTATTGGACATTCTAGAACAACAGTCGGTTACGAGCTTCTTCGCGGCATTGGAGAGACGTTCTGACACTACCCggattattcttttattttcaatttcactgctttctgttatttttattttctgaaggGAATTGTTATCCCATATATAAGAAGTAGATTTCGGATAGGAGAGATTATTATGCTGAATTTCCAGCTTGTATGAACCCTAAACTTGGAGGTTGGATTGACCTCGAATCAACCCCAAACTTATGAGATTATCCCTTTCTTCCAATCTGTACTTGCAATTTTCATTGATTAGTCTCAGATAGCTAGCAGGTTCCTAACATATTGGTCATCTTCACATTATGCatcttattttgaaaatacacaTCAAATGGTGCTTATGTTTATAGTTTTAAGTCAACCTATGATGTTTGGAGCTTACTAGtattatcttcttattttttccttctttttttgtaGTTCCTTGGGCTCCTGGTGGTTCAAAGTTCACTCGAAACCCAACTCCACCATCGGGGGTGAGTTAGTTCGTTTACCAATTGTGTTTTCCTCcctttttacttctttttcttttttttttctttataagtaatcgatattatattaatagagataggcaaaacccaagtatacaaaatgatatataagagataagacctatctaggttgAAGTAAGGGAaactagaaagtcatgaaaatttaggccattaaaatctaaagcaatgacCCATAAACATAAAGTACGGAAAAATAAAGTTCTAAGTTCCTCCGAAAACCGCTCCTTGTTTTCGAAAGTCCGATCATTGTGCTcttgccatatacaccacataatgcagatcgggatcattttccacaccgCCTTGATTTGTTGAACTCCTCTTGGAAGTGTCCAATTGGCCAGTAGATCTACCACAGTTGAAGGCATAACAAAGGATAACTCTATCCAGCTAAAGACTTCCACCCACAAGGCTCTAGTTGTCTCGCAATGTAACAAGAGGTGTTCCACTGACTCGCTAGAcctcttgcacatgcaacaccagtctagTATAATTATCTGGCGCTTTCTCAGATTGTCGGTAGTCAAAATCTTTCCCATCGCTTTCGGGGGCGCCTTATTTAGCCAAAGTCTTCTCCATGGGAACGAAATATTAATGGCTTGGGAAAAGGGACTTATAGTATGATCAAACTGAGAAAATGCCCTTACCCGCATCCTATAAGCTTGTTGTCTATTCGGCTTCACAGAATAAACCAAactgaaaaaagcctcaaagatGTCCACTTCCTAGTCTTATGCCACTCTACTAAACGTGACGTTCCACTGCACTTGGTCCCCTGATAGAAGCATAAGATCCTCTATTGAAGTTTCTTGGTTGCGTGCCACTCGGGAAACCGCTAGAAAGGCATCCTTTAGTCCCTTATTCCCACACCATATGTCCCTCCAAAAATTAATACGAGAACCCTTTCCCAACACCAATTTAGCGTGGCTACTGAAATCCCCCCACCCACgcctaatgtgtttccaaactccAACACCACTAGCCCCATTTACCTCTTCAGTGCACCAGCCCCCCCATAAGCTTCCATATTTACGATCAATTACCAGTTTCCATAAGGCTTCTGTCTCCGTGTTATACATCCATAGCCACTTCCCAAGTAGGGTCCGATTGAATGTTCCTAgattttttatatccaaaccacCTGACGAGATTGGTCTACACGCCTTATCCCAACTGAccagatgaaatttgaattcatcccctatCCCACTTCATAAAAAATACGATACAATTTATCAATCCGAGCCGCTACCCTTGCAGGCAATTGGAACAAAGATAAGAAGTACGTAGGTAAGTTAGAAAGGGTACTCTTGATGAGAGTCAACTGaccacctttcgacaagtacaatATTTTCCATCCTGCTAGTTTCTTTTCTATGACTGAATCTCATATGGATGAGGCCCTAGCGGCAGCCCCCAACGACAATCCCAAGTAGGTCATGAGAAGAAAAGCTACCTTGCACCCAAGAATACTAGCTAGCTACCTTATGTTACTCACGTTCCCCACCAGCACTAACTCTGACTTGTCAAAATTAACTTTTAGGCCTGATgctgcttcaaaacataataacaaaGCCTTCAATGCCCTTAACTGGTCACGATCTGCCTCACAGAATAGgagcgtatcatctgcaaaaagt encodes:
- the LOC121256637 gene encoding endoglucanase 24-like codes for the protein MTLLISLARLLLLSLLLVGFPRFASSAHDYQDALSKAILFFEGQRSGFLPQDQRITWRANSGLSDGWMYNTDLTGGYYDAGDNVKFGFPMAFTTTMLAWSVIEFGDSMPPNELRNSLVAIRWATDYLLKTLSQLPNRVFVQVGDPNIDHNCWERPEDMDTARTVYAVDAPNPASDVAGESAAALAASSMAFRSSDPGYSDTLLRNAINAFQFADSYRGAYSDNSNIRDGACPFYCDFDGYQDELLWGAAWLRRATQQDTYLNYIQSNGQTLGADENINEFGWDNKHAGLNVLVSKEVIEGNMYSLQSYKASADSFMCTLIPESSSSHIEYSPGGLIYRPGGSNLQHATSISFLSLVYANSLARTSQSIDCGNIYISPSMLRQQAKRQVDYILGDNPKGLSYMVGYSNYYPQRIHHRGSSLPSIKDHPQFISCKEGSIYFNSTNPNPNILVGAVVGGPGEDDIYEDDRTDYKKSEPTTYINAPLVGALAYLNANPANPS
- the LOC121255635 gene encoding NADH dehydrogenase [ubiquinone] 1 beta subcomplex subunit 9-like; this encodes MSVASTAAYAARRAAQKERVRILYRRALKDTLNWAVHRHLFYEDASNLRERFDANKHVEDLNTIDRLIADGEANYNKWRHPDPYIVPWAPGGSKFTRNPTPPSGIEIVYNYGREDND